One genomic window of Bacteroidota bacterium includes the following:
- a CDS encoding diguanylate cyclase — MSFFKKLQNPGSDRMPDQEQPHAGSFAEGVSQPRPYRPGEGPGAAIKPPVFKTGRESGSDINKALEQVLWIVKESLDVHSVFLFWVNRNRKQFVLESSITDSGVFSAEERLPFIEGQFLQMVADGRKPVIRFRLTAEEAARCAGYYSFPEKIQSFAGVPVFFGEEVCAVFGADSLRADCFGGEELSVFNRLADLVSHLVYIYSGKDDLEFTGKAARQTSLYMIELGREREVSGIIRQLAELIGELMEFSYAAVVCFDEEGRLSVQKSISRGDQPWIEEGSDIALDHSIIGGVMRSLRPVVLKSTEASLDGRYRFHPGEAIAMNNSLLAVPVFSNQKCYGALLLEHEVRGWFTHAHVQALEQTGYMTGLAIENLLLTAQVNHQRIYDETTGLYGLGFFTEQVSVELVRAARVGYDCCLVLFEIDRFEELESEHGPLIGEEALRLLARILNLNLRNFDWLGRVGPATFGALMVHTEANSAHLISGKIRESLASTPVRLDRTELALTVSVGISRFKREKPSLEAMMTGARAALDRAREQGGNNIKTT; from the coding sequence ATGTCCTTTTTCAAAAAGCTTCAGAATCCGGGCTCAGACCGGATGCCGGATCAGGAGCAGCCCCATGCGGGGAGCTTTGCGGAAGGGGTGAGTCAACCCAGGCCTTACCGGCCGGGTGAAGGTCCGGGCGCGGCTATAAAGCCGCCGGTGTTTAAGACCGGAAGAGAGTCGGGTTCCGACATCAACAAGGCCCTTGAGCAGGTGCTTTGGATTGTGAAGGAATCCCTTGATGTTCATTCGGTTTTTCTGTTCTGGGTGAACCGCAACCGGAAACAGTTTGTCCTGGAGTCGTCCATTACCGATTCGGGTGTTTTTTCGGCCGAGGAACGCCTTCCTTTTATAGAAGGTCAGTTTCTTCAGATGGTGGCAGACGGCCGGAAACCGGTGATCCGGTTCCGGTTAACGGCAGAAGAAGCCGCCCGGTGTGCAGGGTATTATTCCTTTCCCGAAAAGATTCAGTCTTTTGCAGGGGTGCCGGTCTTTTTCGGCGAGGAAGTCTGTGCGGTGTTCGGGGCAGACAGCCTGCGGGCCGACTGTTTTGGCGGCGAAGAATTGTCGGTCTTTAACCGGCTGGCCGATCTGGTGTCGCATCTGGTCTATATCTATTCCGGTAAAGATGATCTGGAATTTACCGGAAAGGCAGCACGGCAGACCAGTCTATATATGATAGAACTGGGTCGTGAGCGTGAAGTTTCCGGCATTATCCGCCAATTGGCGGAACTCATTGGTGAACTCATGGAGTTCTCCTATGCGGCCGTGGTCTGTTTTGATGAGGAAGGCCGTTTATCGGTTCAGAAATCGATCAGTCGCGGTGATCAGCCCTGGATTGAAGAGGGCAGTGACATTGCACTTGATCACAGCATCATTGGTGGCGTCATGCGATCGCTGCGCCCGGTGGTTCTGAAAAGCACCGAAGCCAGCCTGGATGGCCGGTACCGGTTTCATCCCGGCGAGGCCATTGCAATGAACAACAGCCTGCTGGCTGTCCCGGTTTTTTCGAACCAGAAATGCTATGGAGCTCTGTTACTGGAACATGAAGTGAGAGGGTGGTTCACCCATGCTCATGTTCAGGCACTTGAACAGACCGGTTATATGACGGGTCTGGCCATTGAAAATCTGTTACTGACCGCTCAGGTGAATCACCAGCGGATTTATGATGAAACAACCGGCTTGTACGGATTGGGATTTTTCACCGAACAGGTATCGGTCGAACTGGTACGGGCAGCCCGGGTCGGATATGACTGCTGTCTGGTCCTTTTTGAAATCGACCGGTTTGAAGAACTGGAATCGGAACACGGACCACTTATCGGAGAGGAAGCGCTCCGCTTGCTGGCGCGGATTCTGAATCTGAATCTGCGCAATTTCGACTGGCTTGGCCGTGTGGGCCCTGCCACCTTCGGGGCGCTGATGGTTCATACTGAAGCCAATTCGGCTCACCTGATTTCCGGAAAAATCAGGGAAAGTCTGGCCAGTACACCGGTTCGTCTGGACCGTACCGAGCTGGCTCTGACCGTCAGTGTGGGAATTTCGCGTTTTAAACGGGAAAAACCATCACTGGAAGCGATGATGACCGGCGCGCGCGCGGCCCTGGACCGGGCCCGTGAACAAGGCGGAAACAATATTAAAACCACCTGA
- a CDS encoding EutN/CcmL family microcompartment protein: protein MIIGKVVGTVWATRKDPGLTGMKLLVIRQADLHYQLQDKFVIAVDSVGAGVGEMVLVASGSSARQTDITRNKPVDAVVMAIIDKLDAEWT from the coding sequence ATGATCATCGGTAAGGTTGTCGGAACCGTTTGGGCGACCCGGAAAGATCCCGGGCTGACCGGTATGAAACTGCTGGTAATACGGCAGGCCGATCTGCATTACCAACTGCAGGATAAGTTTGTTATAGCGGTCGACAGTGTCGGGGCCGGAGTGGGTGAAATGGTACTGGTCGCTTCGGGTTCTTCGGCGCGCCAGACTGACATCACCCGCAATAAACCGGTGGATGCGGTGGTCATGGCCATAATCGACAAACTGGATGCGGAGTGGACCTGA
- a CDS encoding EutN/CcmL family microcompartment protein, producing the protein MFYAEVIGSIWATRKDSHLTGSKMRLIQPLTFSGQKDGQPVIAVDTIGASIGERVLVVTSSEAVIPMKVDMAPVDASIVGIVTRVDMSERVD; encoded by the coding sequence GTGTTTTACGCTGAGGTGATCGGATCCATCTGGGCAACCCGAAAGGATTCCCATCTGACCGGCAGCAAGATGCGGCTGATTCAACCCCTGACGTTTTCAGGTCAGAAGGACGGACAGCCGGTGATTGCAGTCGATACCATTGGTGCCAGCATCGGCGAACGTGTTCTGGTGGTGACCAGCAGTGAAGCGGTGATCCCCATGAAAGTGGACATGGCACCCGTCGATGCCTCCATCGTCGGAATCGTTACACGTGTGGATATGAGTGAAAGAGTGGATTAA
- a CDS encoding sigma-70 family RNA polymerase sigma factor has translation MRQLKISKQITNRESASLDRYLQEIGRVELLTPDEEIDLAVRIKNGDQIALEKLTKANLRFVVSVAKQYQNQGLSLGDLINEGNLGLIKAAKRFDETRGFKFISYAVWWIRQSILQALAEQSRIVRLPLNRVGALNKIGKAFSNLEQEFEREPNAEEIAEQLDMTQSDVAETLKIAGRHLSVDAPFAQGEDNRLLDVLANDHQPAPDSSLEVESLKIEIERALGSLSEREAEVIRLYFGLNREHSLTLEEIGERFSLTRERVRQIKEKAIRRLRHASRSKALKSYLG, from the coding sequence ATGCGTCAGTTAAAAATCAGTAAACAGATTACCAACCGCGAAAGCGCCTCTCTCGACCGTTACCTTCAGGAAATCGGTCGGGTCGAGCTGCTGACCCCAGATGAAGAAATTGATCTGGCGGTCCGGATTAAAAACGGCGACCAGATCGCGCTTGAAAAACTGACCAAGGCCAATCTGCGTTTCGTGGTATCGGTTGCAAAGCAGTATCAGAATCAGGGTCTTTCTCTGGGTGACCTGATCAATGAAGGAAACCTGGGTCTGATTAAAGCCGCCAAGCGGTTCGATGAGACCCGCGGATTCAAATTTATTTCCTATGCAGTCTGGTGGATCCGTCAGTCCATTCTTCAGGCTCTTGCCGAGCAGTCCCGGATTGTCCGGCTGCCGCTGAACCGGGTAGGCGCTCTCAATAAAATCGGAAAGGCCTTCTCGAACCTCGAGCAGGAATTCGAACGGGAACCCAACGCCGAGGAGATTGCTGAACAGCTCGACATGACCCAGTCGGATGTGGCCGAGACCCTGAAAATTGCAGGAAGACACCTGTCGGTTGATGCACCTTTTGCACAGGGTGAAGACAACCGTCTGCTCGATGTTCTTGCCAATGACCACCAGCCGGCTCCCGATTCATCACTCGAAGTGGAATCCCTGAAAATCGAAATTGAACGGGCTCTCGGAAGCCTGAGTGAACGGGAAGCTGAAGTGATCCGTCTGTATTTCGGATTAAACCGTGAACATTCTCTGACACTTGAGGAAATCGGTGAACGGTTCAGCCTCACCAGGGAACGCGTCCGCCAGATCAAGGAAAAAGCCATCCGCCGGCTTCGCCATGCATCACGAAGCAAAGCGCTGAAATCCTATCTTGGGTAA